One genomic region from Hoeflea algicola encodes:
- the prfA gene encoding peptide chain release factor 1, whose protein sequence is MARLPTQKIRELERRFGEVEARMSSGPDAETYVKLASEYSELQPLVGEIRALNAALAERDDLQAMVDDRSSDREMRELAEGELRGIKGKIEELEQQIEIMLLPKDVADERSAIVEIRAGTGGSEAALFAGDLFRMYERYASSHGWRVEVLSASEGEAGGYKEIIATISGKGVFARLKFESGVHRVQRVPETESGGRIHTSAATVAVLPEAEDIDIEIRPDDIRIDTMRASGAGGQHVNTTDSAVRITHLPSGIVVTSSEKSQHQNRARAMQVLRARLYDMERQRADDERSESRRSQVGSGDRSERIRTYNYPQGRITDHRINLTLYKLDRMMMGEIDEVVDALISDHQAGQLATLGSHGQA, encoded by the coding sequence ATGGCACGATTGCCGACGCAGAAAATTCGTGAACTTGAACGCCGGTTTGGCGAGGTCGAGGCCCGCATGTCGTCGGGCCCGGACGCGGAGACCTATGTGAAGCTGGCGTCCGAATATTCGGAACTGCAGCCACTGGTCGGTGAGATTCGTGCACTGAACGCGGCACTCGCCGAGCGCGACGACCTTCAGGCGATGGTTGACGACCGGTCATCCGACCGGGAGATGCGGGAGCTGGCCGAGGGCGAATTGCGCGGCATCAAGGGCAAAATCGAGGAGTTGGAACAGCAGATCGAGATCATGCTGCTGCCCAAGGATGTTGCAGATGAACGTAGCGCCATCGTCGAAATCCGCGCCGGCACCGGTGGCTCGGAGGCCGCGCTGTTCGCTGGCGACCTGTTCCGCATGTATGAGCGCTATGCTTCCTCGCACGGGTGGCGGGTCGAGGTGCTGTCGGCAAGCGAGGGCGAGGCTGGCGGCTACAAGGAAATCATCGCCACAATCTCGGGCAAGGGCGTGTTTGCCCGTCTGAAGTTCGAATCCGGCGTGCACCGGGTGCAGCGGGTGCCGGAAACCGAATCAGGCGGGCGGATACACACGTCGGCGGCCACCGTCGCAGTGCTGCCGGAAGCTGAAGACATCGACATCGAGATTCGTCCCGACGATATCCGGATAGACACCATGCGCGCATCCGGTGCTGGCGGCCAGCACGTCAACACCACCGATTCGGCTGTGCGGATAACCCATTTGCCATCGGGCATTGTGGTGACGTCGTCTGAAAAATCGCAGCACCAGAACCGGGCGCGTGCGATGCAGGTGCTGCGCGCGCGGCTGTATGATATGGAGCGGCAGCGGGCCGACGACGAGCGGTCGGAGTCGCGGCGCAGCCAGGTTGGCTCGGGTGACCGGTCGGAACGAATTCGCACCTATAATTATCCGCAGGGACGGATCACCGATCACCGCATCAACCTGACCCTTTACAAGCTCGACCGGATGATGATGGGCGAGATAGATGAAGTGGTGGATGCACTGATCTCCGACCATCAGGCGGGGCAGTTGGCGACGCTCGGCAGCCATGGCCAGGCTTGA
- the prmC gene encoding peptide chain release factor N(5)-glutamine methyltransferase, which translates to MARLDLSGATTLRDGWLEMRAAFRAAGLESADLDARLLSSSLAGIEPHHLTTEAQSVLDESLRERLAEAGNARLQGKPVHRILGMRDFYGLPFLLSAATLEPRPDTETLVIAALPHVHATLERKGTCSIVDLGIGTGAVGLALLAECPQANGLGVDVSAEAVATALGNADRLGLSARYRAAVGDWLSGIEDRFDLVVSNPPYIPTADLAGLSLEVTGHDPLLALDGGDDGLDAYRVLASQVGARLMPGGQVAMEIGIGQGSSVTGLFCAAGFELSGKFADLGGVERALLFHLPEARAGADKNN; encoded by the coding sequence ATGGCCAGGCTTGATCTTTCCGGCGCCACCACGCTGCGCGATGGCTGGCTCGAAATGCGGGCTGCGTTTCGCGCTGCCGGATTGGAAAGCGCTGATCTCGATGCCCGTTTGCTGAGTTCAAGTCTTGCCGGAATTGAGCCGCACCATCTGACCACCGAAGCCCAGTCGGTGCTTGACGAATCTTTGCGGGAAAGGCTGGCAGAGGCCGGCAACGCGCGGCTTCAGGGCAAGCCTGTGCACCGAATTCTCGGGATGCGGGATTTTTACGGGCTGCCGTTTCTGTTGTCAGCGGCCACGCTTGAGCCGCGCCCGGACACGGAAACACTGGTCATCGCGGCGCTGCCGCATGTTCACGCTACACTGGAGCGCAAAGGCACCTGTTCGATCGTCGATCTGGGCATCGGCACAGGAGCGGTCGGCCTGGCGTTGCTGGCGGAGTGCCCGCAAGCCAACGGCCTAGGCGTCGACGTATCCGCCGAGGCAGTGGCAACTGCGCTCGGGAACGCCGACAGGCTTGGATTGTCGGCGCGTTATCGCGCCGCGGTTGGCGACTGGCTTTCGGGGATTGAGGATCGGTTCGACCTGGTCGTGTCCAATCCTCCCTATATTCCGACTGCGGATCTGGCGGGGTTGTCGCTTGAAGTGACCGGGCATGATCCTCTGTTGGCTCTGGACGGCGGTGATGACGGTCTTGATGCCTATCGTGTGCTAGCCAGTCAGGTGGGCGCAAGGCTCATGCCCGGTGGCCAGGTGGCGATGGAAATAGGCATCGGGCAGGGGAGCTCGGTGACCGGGCTTTTCTGCGCAGCGGGGTTTGAGCTGTCAGGCAAATTTGCCGATCTCGGCGGCGTCGAACGGGCACTTCTATTCCATTTGCCGGAGGCGCGGGCGGGGGCCGATAAGAACAATTGA